A single window of Periophthalmus magnuspinnatus isolate fPerMag1 chromosome 22, fPerMag1.2.pri, whole genome shotgun sequence DNA harbors:
- the atl1 gene encoding atlastin-1 translates to MVKQSKDRDSWGEWALNEKQTYDWSSEEEEAESKARPVQVLLVKDDHTFELDESALTRILLNNTVRDLEVVAVSVAGAFRKGKSFLMDFMLRYMYHHSQAHEDWLGDSDEPLTGFSWRGGSERETTGIQIWSEVFLVDKPDGRKVAVLLMDTQGTFDSQSTLRDSATVFALSTMISSMQVYNISQNVQEDDLQHLQLFTEYGRLAMEETFLKPFQSMIFLVRDWSFPYEFPYGQEGGMKFLEKRLKISENQHEELQNVRKHIHSCFTNISCFLMPHPGLKVATNPHFDGRIKEIDGEFINNLKVLVPWLLSPENIDVKEINGSKLTCRGLLEYFKAYIKIYQGEELPHPKSMLQATAEANNLAAVAAAKDLYNKKMEEVCGGDRPFLAPSELQSRHSVIRDESLQLFRSVKKMGGEEFSRRYLLQLETEIDDVFVQYIKHNDSKNIFHAARTPATLFVVIFVMYIAAGITGFVGVDIIASLCNMILGFALITLCTWAYIRYSGEYRELGAVIDQVAGALWDQGNTNEALHKLYNVAANHRHLYHHAFPGHHPEEERGERDRKRD, encoded by the exons ATGGTGAAGCAAAGCAAGGACCGCGACAGCTGGGGCGAAT GGGCCCTGAACGAGAAGCAGACATATGACTGGAGctcggaggaggaggaggcggagtctAAGGCGCGCCCCGTTCAGGTGCTGTTGGTAAAAGACGACCACACCTTTGAGCTGGACGAAAGCGCTCTGACCAGGATCCTTCTGAACAACACGGTGAGGGATCTGGAGGTGGTGGCTGTGTCTGTGGCCGGAGCGTTCAGGAAGGGCAAGTCCTTTCTCATGGACTTCATGCTACGCTACATGTATCACCAC TCCCAGGCCCATGAGGACTGGCTGGGTGACTCAGATGAGCCTCTGACTGGATTTTCGTGGAGAGGAGGCTCCGAGAGAGAGACCACAGGCATCCAGATCTGGAGCGAGGTGTTTTTAGTTGATAAACCAGACGGGAGGAAG GTGGCAGTGTTGTTGATGGACACTCAGGGCACGTTTGACAGCCAGTCGACGCTCAGAGATTCCGCCACAGTGTTTGCCCTCAGCACCATGATCAGCTCCATGCAG GTTTACAACATCTCACAGAACGTGCAAGAAGATGACCTTCAGCATTTACAG CTTTTCACTGAATACGGTCGGTTGGCGATGGAGGAGACTTTTCTCAAACCGTTTCAG tCCATGATATTCCTGGTGCGAGACTGGAGTTTTCCATACGAGTTTCCTTATGGACAAGAGGGAGGCATGAAGTTTCTGGAGAAGAGACTCAAG ATCTCAGAGAACCAGCACGAGGAGCTTCAGAACGTGCGTAAACACATCCACTCATGCTTCACAAACATCTCCTGTTTCCTGATGCCTCACCCTGGGCTCAAAGTTGCCACCAACCCACACTTTGATGGACGCATCAAAG AGATCGATGGAGAGTTTATTAACAACCTGAAGGTGTTGGTTCCGTGGCTCCTGAGTCCAGAGAACATCGACGTGAAGGAGATCAACGGCAGTAAGCTCACCTGCAGGGGGCTCCTCGAGTACTTCAAG GCCTACATCAAGatataccagggagaagagctgCCACACCCCAAGTCTATGCTACAG GCCACAGCTGAAGCCAATAATCTAGCAGCCGTCGCAGCAGCAAAAGatctgtacaataaaaaaatggagGAG GTGTGCGGAGGCGATCGGCCGTTCCTCGCCCCCTCTGAGCTCCAGTCTCGACACAGCGTGATTCGGGATGAGTCCCTGCAGCTGTTCAGATCAGTGAAGaagatgggaggagaggagttCAGCCGCCGCTACCTGCTCCAACTCGAAACCGAAATCGACGACGTTTTTGTCCAGTACATCAAGCACAATGACTCCAAGAACATTTTCCACGCCGCCCGCACGCCTGCCACGCTCTTTGtggtcatttttgtcatgtacaTAGCCGCGGGCATCACTGGTTTTGTGGGAGTGGACATCATCGCGAGTCTGTGtaacatgatcctggggttcgcTCTGATCACTCTCTGCACTTGGGCGTACATCAGATACTCAGGAGAGTATCGTGAGCTGGGGGCGGTGATCGACCAGGTGGCGGGGGCACTGTGGGACCAG GGAAACACAAACGAG GCTCTCCATAAGCTGTACAACGTAGCCGCCAACCACAGGCACCTGTACCACCACGCCTTCCCCGGACACCAccctgaggaggagagaggggagagggaccGAAAGAGAGACTAA